TTTAGGAAGTGGTTGGTTAAGAGGCCTTCGATCTTGCCACCAAGCGGGCAGGCTTTAGGTGAGTCAGAGTGGATCTTGAAAAGTTTTTCTTTATCATTTACTGCGTTAAAAATTTGAAGGAGGGTTATATCTTTTGGCTCTTTCGCAAGACTCACTCCACCAACTCCAGCTACGACATTCACGAGTCCTGCAGCCTTTAGAGTACCGAGCAGGCGCCTAACTATGACCGGATTCGTGTTTATACTACCTGCTATAAATTCGCTCGTGACTTTCTCGCCTTTGAAAAAACAAGCTGCTAAAACTACATGGATCGCGGTTGAAAACTTGATCCCTACTTGCATAACTGTCCTTGAAATTTTTTCTGATTATACTTTAAATTTTTACTAAAAGCAGTTTATTTTCAGTTTAGATTTGACAAGCCGACTTTTTGTGCCAGCTATGTCAAATCTATAATTTTTATGCTCGCTCACCAACTGCAGTAAAGCGTTTTTGTATAAATTTTTTGTTTTTTAGCTCGTCTATGATCGCAAGCGCAAGGTCTGCATAGCTTATATAGCTCTCATTTTTTGAGTTTAAGATGAGATTATCTCCACCAAGCACGTATTTACCAGTACGAGCACCATTTACGTCGTAGTCGCCTGCTGGGCTTACGTATGTCCAAAGTAAATCGCTCCTATCTTTTAGCTCAAAATAAGACTCCGCAGTCGCCTTTGCCACACCCATATATGCAGCCGGGAAGTCTGGCGTATCCATTACCATTGTGCCCTTATCATCTACAAATAATGTACCAGCACCACCAACTACAAGTAGTCTTGCGTTGCTACCCTCTAGCAAATTTGCAAGATGAGCAGCAACTTTTTTATGAAGTGGGAAAGTCTCTTCACTCCATGCTGCAAATGCGCTGATCACTGCGTCAAAGCCTGCTAGATCAGCCTTTGTAAGCTCGAAAATATCTTTATAGACAACCTTTACGCTTTCGTTTTTATACTCTTTGTTTCTAACGATCGCTGTGACGTCGTAATCTTGTTTTAGTGCCTCATTTACTAAATTTACACCGCTTTTGCCGTTTGCGCCTATGATTGCTATTTTCATTATTTCTCTTTTAAATTTTGTTTTTAAATTTACAGCCAGCTTGGCTTTACGTCATCAACTATCACGCCGTCGCTCATTGTGTATTGCTCTAGGCTACCGCGTTTTGTCTGGATGCAGATCATTTTGATGCCGTTTTTGCCAGCTTTAAAGCACCTTTTACCCTCTGGATCTATGCGCACCGCATCTCCTTTGCTTACTTTTAGCACCTCACCGTCGATGAAAAGCTCACCCTCACCCTCTAGGATGATGTAAAGCTCCTCGTTTTGCTTATGTGCATGGACAAATGGCACGCTCACATTTGCTGGAAGCTCGTTTATAGATACCTCACAGCCGCTTAAATTTAAAGCCTCTTTTAGCTCGACTCTTGGCTCGTTTGCGATCTTTGCAACCTGAAAATTTTTCATTTTGTTCTCCTTATTTTTTGTTGTAATATTTTTATTTACAACTGATGAGTGAAGTATAATAATTTTTTGTTGTAATGTCAATAGTTACAACAAAATTTTTATTATTTTTAAAATTCAATCTTTAAGCGGCACTAAAGCAGATGCAGGGCATATTTATACAGTTTTTAGCTTGCTTAGCCTCTAGTCAGGTAGCGCCAGAGCTTGCTATGGATGCTTAAATTTATCAGTAAAAGGTGATCATTTTAGATGCAAGAGACCCACTCTCATCACTCTCACGTCGAGCATGGCGGTATGCACATTCATACTAGCAATAAAACTGTTTTAAGAAATTCATTTTTTCTAATTTTCACGTTTATGATAGTTGAGGCCGTTTTTGGCTTCGTTTCAAACTCGCTTGCGCTTATTAGCGACGCATTTCACATGCTCTCAGACGCCGCAGCTCTTTTTTTGTCGCTGGTTGCTTTTAAGATCGCAGAAAAAAGGGCAAATTTACAAAAGACCTTTGGCTACAAAAGGGTCGAGATCATCGCAGCTTTTATAAACGCCATAGCTCTTATTGTGCTTGCTGTTTTTGTCATAGTCGAAGCGATCATTAGGCTTTTTAACGAGCCACAGATAGAGGCTGAGACGATGCTTCTTGTTAGTATTTTGGGACTTGTGGTAAATTTAGTCGTAGCTGTTTATATGCATAAAAGCGCTGATACAAAAGAAAACTTAAATATGAAAGGCGCTTATTTGCACGTGCTTGGCGACACGCTTGGCTCAGTTGGCGCCATCGTTGCAGCGCTTCTTGTGATGAAATTTAACTTCACGCAGGCCGATAGCATCGCAAGTATCTTTGTCTCGATGCTCATCATAAAAAGTGGCGCTAGCTTGCTAAAAGATAGCTTTAATATCCTGATCGAAGCGGTGCCACTTAAGCTTGATACGGATGAAATTTTAGGCGTCATTAAGAGTGTAGATGGTGTTAGGTTTGTGCACGACTTGCATATCTGGGCAATAAATGCTGGCACAAACGCACTGATCGCTCATATAGTCGTGGATGATGAACTAAAGGCGGCTGAAATTTCAAAGATGATAAAGCAGATCGAGCACGAGCTATTTCACGTAGGCATCGGCCATGTCACGCTTCAGTTTGAAAGTGAGAACCTTGGACACAAAGACGATCTCATCTGCGAGCTAAATGATGAAGATGATCACTGCGGGCATCATCACTAATCTAAGCTTTATTGATAATTTTTTTGGTTGTTTCTATCTTTTTGTCAGCCCAAAGCACGACGTCTTTTATGGCTAGTTTTTCAATGGCTTTTATGAAATTTTCCATAAATTCGTAGTCGATTTCGCCGTTTTCGTTTGTTGGTAAAATAATTTTTACATTTTTTAAAATTTCTACATTATAAGAGCTGCTACCCCATGTAAAATTTGAAAATCCACATCGCATTGAAGTAATAATATAATTTGCTATATTGCTATTCAAGTTAAAATTTATGGGTATAAAAATTTTAATCTTATCACCGGTAAAATATTTGTCCTTTTGAAAAAACATTGTAGCTGTATCTTGACCAAAGCTGATCGTATTTTTATCATTTAAATATTGTATATCTTCATCTATATATCCGCGAATTCCATTATTTTTATCTCCGCGAGCTACATAAGGATATTGTCCGCCAAACTGAATTTTATTTGCGTCAAATTTACGTTTTGGAGTTTGAATTTTAAACAAATCGCCGATTTTAAATTCCTTCGCCGCTACCCCCCCCCGTT
The sequence above is a segment of the Campylobacter concisus genome. Coding sequences within it:
- a CDS encoding cation diffusion facilitator family transporter, translated to MQETHSHHSHVEHGGMHIHTSNKTVLRNSFFLIFTFMIVEAVFGFVSNSLALISDAFHMLSDAAALFLSLVAFKIAEKRANLQKTFGYKRVEIIAAFINAIALIVLAVFVIVEAIIRLFNEPQIEAETMLLVSILGLVVNLVVAVYMHKSADTKENLNMKGAYLHVLGDTLGSVGAIVAALLVMKFNFTQADSIASIFVSMLIIKSGASLLKDSFNILIEAVPLKLDTDEILGVIKSVDGVRFVHDLHIWAINAGTNALIAHIVVDDELKAAEISKMIKQIEHELFHVGIGHVTLQFESENLGHKDDLICELNDEDDHCGHHH
- a CDS encoding restriction endonuclease subunit S, whose protein sequence is MKSNPQLNKDSFNFSENGVYPYFTRTVLNNGIAGYVDYLDEEHKISGNSLAVGMLGMQFFYMEKDFYAGQFTKTIYPKFNYFNSKVAQYFIVLLNKNQKIYQGSLVRDFERLFYNTKILLPTLGGEINFSFMEKFIEELDAYLAVTGLKNYKLTDVEKSTLVKFDKFNKRGGVAAKEFKIGDLFKIQTPKRKFDANKIQFGGQYPYVARGDKNNGIRGYIDEDIQYLNDKNTISFGQDTATMFFQKDKYFTGDKIKIFIPINFNLNSNIANYIITSMRCGFSNFTWGSSSYNVEILKNVKIILPTNENGEIDYEFMENFIKAIEKLAIKDVVLWADKKIETTKKIINKA
- a CDS encoding Rrf2 family transcriptional regulator — its product is MQVGIKFSTAIHVVLAACFFKGEKVTSEFIAGSINTNPVIVRRLLGTLKAAGLVNVVAGVGGVSLAKEPKDITLLQIFNAVNDKEKLFKIHSDSPKACPLGGKIEGLLTNHFL
- a CDS encoding cupin domain-containing protein; translated protein: MKNFQVAKIANEPRVELKEALNLSGCEVSINELPANVSVPFVHAHKQNEELYIILEGEGELFIDGEVLKVSKGDAVRIDPEGKRCFKAGKNGIKMICIQTKRGSLEQYTMSDGVIVDDVKPSWL
- a CDS encoding NAD(P)-dependent oxidoreductase; the encoded protein is MKIAIIGANGKSGVNLVNEALKQDYDVTAIVRNKEYKNESVKVVYKDIFELTKADLAGFDAVISAFAAWSEETFPLHKKVAAHLANLLEGSNARLLVVGGAGTLFVDDKGTMVMDTPDFPAAYMGVAKATAESYFELKDRSDLLWTYVSPAGDYDVNGARTGKYVLGGDNLILNSKNESYISYADLALAIIDELKNKKFIQKRFTAVGERA